A genomic stretch from uncultured Cohaesibacter sp. includes:
- a CDS encoding AbrB family transcriptional regulator: MPSENDDKTSNEESVRGFGGGLGKQVLHVIGLYLIAITGGALAHWVQFPAAWLTGSLLAVAITSLAGLHLKLPTQLRDLGFAQVGLILGSGFSPEMLHAIAAWPLSILMLAVTVFLIAISAYWVLRKVGGWDHATALFASLPGALSYIIVVAEESKADMTKVAIAQSLRVFVLVSILPIILMPFTDGVTSRVTADTVTLDLQHLAMMVAGVALLVPIMLRLHIPSGLMLSGIAVSGTLYLTGFYHEPFPNWFTIPGYLTVGINIGARFAAISVRDLIRLSGISMLSLLVSAGVSGGAAILCATLLNFPMGQVILAFAPGGFDTMVLLSFLINLNPAYVTGHHLVRYLGLVMLTPLIASRLTRSEAQTDKQNRP, from the coding sequence ATGCCTTCGGAAAACGACGATAAAACCTCAAACGAGGAGAGCGTGCGTGGATTTGGCGGAGGGCTTGGCAAGCAAGTGCTTCATGTCATCGGACTTTATCTGATTGCGATTACCGGTGGCGCGCTTGCTCATTGGGTGCAGTTTCCGGCGGCCTGGTTGACCGGCTCGCTTTTGGCTGTCGCCATAACCTCTCTGGCGGGATTGCATCTGAAATTGCCCACCCAGTTGCGGGATCTGGGCTTTGCGCAGGTGGGGCTCATCCTCGGCTCCGGTTTCTCACCCGAGATGCTGCACGCCATTGCCGCCTGGCCTCTCAGTATCCTCATGCTGGCCGTGACAGTGTTTCTCATCGCCATCTCTGCCTATTGGGTTTTGCGCAAAGTGGGGGGCTGGGATCACGCAACGGCGCTGTTTGCCTCTCTGCCCGGTGCGCTGAGCTACATCATCGTGGTTGCCGAAGAGTCCAAAGCCGATATGACCAAGGTGGCAATTGCCCAAAGCCTGCGCGTATTTGTGCTGGTCTCCATTCTGCCGATCATTCTGATGCCCTTTACCGATGGCGTGACCAGTCGCGTTACCGCCGATACGGTGACGCTTGATCTGCAGCATCTGGCAATGATGGTAGCGGGTGTTGCGCTTCTGGTGCCAATTATGTTGCGCTTGCATATTCCCTCGGGTTTGATGCTCTCCGGTATCGCCGTCTCGGGGACGCTTTATCTGACAGGCTTTTATCACGAACCCTTCCCCAACTGGTTCACCATTCCGGGCTATCTGACCGTCGGTATCAACATTGGCGCCCGCTTTGCCGCGATTTCTGTCAGGGATCTCATTCGCCTGTCGGGTATCTCCATGTTGTCCCTGCTGGTCTCCGCCGGTGTTTCGGGAGGTGCTGCCATTTTATGTGCCACGTTGCTCAACTTCCCCATGGGGCAAGTGATCCTTGCTTTTGCTCCGGGCGGATTTGACACGATGGTCCTGCTATCCTTCCTGATCAATCTTAATCCGGCCTATGTCACTGGCCACCATTTGGTGCGCTATCTCGGGCTGGTCATGCTGACCCCTTTGATCGCATCGCGTCTGACGCGATCTGAAGCCCAAACAGACAAGCAGAATAGGCCGTGA